The following proteins are encoded in a genomic region of Odontesthes bonariensis isolate fOdoBon6 chromosome 19, fOdoBon6.hap1, whole genome shotgun sequence:
- the stim2b gene encoding stromal interaction molecule 2 isoform X1 produces MRYMVVNVLLRGLVIYAVLGLECTYSSDLPGHSSDAANVATTDPCLIVMPPCMGEADRFSLEALRIIHKQLDDDNDGGIEVNESVEFIIEDMKQQQTNKHSNLHREDQHITVEELWRGWKTSEVHNWTTEDTVQWLKESVELPLYEKNFRDFRVTGNTLPRMAANEPSFMSMQLKIIDQRHKQKLNLKALDAVLFGPPLRPQHNWMKDFVLMVSIVIGVGGCWFAYMQNKSSKVHISQMMKDLDSLQNAEQSLLDLQTRLEKAQEENRTVAVEKENLEQKMRDEINGAKKEAHRLRELREGAECELSRLKYAEEELVQVRKALKRAEKEIQSERSVPEALQMWLQLTHEVEVQYYNIKKQSAEFQLCVAKDEAEKIKKKRGSVFGTLHVAHSSSLDEVDHKILEAKKSLSEVTACLRERLHRWQQIEKLCGFPVVNNSGLPSLTASLYSDHSWVVMPRVSVPPYPIAGGVDDLDEDTPPIIPQFTTATLIRPPLTRNSSLCRSRRSLLSSQQSSLMSPDPDLLSMAGSCLSYRPEADDEHILFSPDRRGDSVQEGGSDTDSLNSSLGRKQLHSPCTPGPETPYRKISREELLLFSQSQELPASTHTPSSSSSGSLRDSTPPPLPPTPSGPPSTSPSPALEHHQFAQKGSPDITRIMPEPQSVASQTGKSLYNGILEKSYSYGQLPASMLPNVGRHPSLTSLDSEGRSLGRDYKLQSTSSQDSSDNGEKVKRSSSKIKSLFKKKK; encoded by the exons ACCCCTGTCTTATAGTGATGCCGCCATGCATGGGCGAGGCCGACCGCTTCAGTCTGGAGGCGCTGCGGATCATCCACAAACAGCTGGACGACGACAACGATGGGGGGATAGAGGTCAACGAGAGCGTGGAG TTCATCATAGAAGACatgaagcagcagcaaaccaacAAACACAGCAACCTGCACCGCGAAGACCAGCACATCACCGTGGAGGAGCTGTGGAGGGGCTGGAAGACCTCTGAAG TCCACAACTGGACCACGGAGGACACGGTGCAGTGGCTCAAAGAGTCGGTGGAGCTGCCGCTGTACGAGAAGAACTTCCGGGACTTCCGGGTCACGGGGAACACTTTGCCTCG AATGGCGGCCAATGAACCGTCGTTCATGTCGATGCAGCTGAAGATAATAGACCAGCGGCATAAACAAAAGTTAAACTTAAAGGCGCTAGATGCCGTCCTCTTCGGCCCTCCTCTCC GCCCACAGCATAACTGGATGAAAGACTTCGTCCTGATGGTTTCCATAGTGATCGGGGTCGGCGgctgctggtttgcttacatgCAGAACAAGTCCAGCAAGGTGCACATCTCTCAGATGATGAAAGATTTGGACAGCCTGCAAAATGCTGAGCAAAGCCTCTTAGATCTGCAGACCCG ACTGGAGAAGGCTCAGGAGGAGAACCGGACGGTGGCCGTGGAGAAGGAAAACCTCGAGCAGAAGATGAGAGACGAGATAAACGGGGCCAAAAAGGAGGCTCACAGGCTCCGAGAGCTGCGGGAGGGCGCCGAGTGTGAGCTCAGCAGGCTCAAATATGCAGAAGAAGAGCTCGTACAG GTGCGGAAGGCGCTCAAGCGAGCTGAGAAGGAGATTCAGTCGGAGCGCTCGGTGCCCGAAGCTCTGCAGATGTGGCTCCAGCTCACACATGAGGTGGAAGTTCAGTACTACAACATCAAGAAACAGAGCGCCGAGTTTCAGCTGTGCGTCGCCAAAGATGAG gcagagaaaataaaaaagaagagaggCTCTGTGTTTGGAACCCTTCACGTTGCCCACAGCTCATCTCTAGATGAGGTGGACCACAAGATACTAGAAGCAAA GAAATCCCTGTCAGAAGTAACGGCGTGCCTGAGAGAGCGGCTCCACCGCTGGCAGCAGATCGAGAAGCTCTGCGGCTTCCCTGTCGTCAATAATTCAGGTCTGCCGAGCCTCACGGCGAGCCTCTACTCAGACCACAGCTGGGTGGTCATGCCGCGGGTCTCGGTCCCTCCCTACCCCATCGCGGGCGGCGTGGACGACCTGGACGAGGACACACCTCCCATCATTCCACAGTTCACCA CAGCTACGTTGATCCGGCCACCGCTGACGCGCAACAGCAGCCTGTGTCGTTCCCGCCGGAGCCTGCTGAGCTCCCAACAGTCCTCGCTAATGTCTCCGGACCCGGACCTGCTCTCCATGGCCGGCTCGTGCCTCTCCTATCGCCCAGAGGCAGACGACGAACATATCTTGTTCAGCCCGGATAGGAGGGG AGACTCGGTCCAGGAGGGCGGCTCGGACACAGACTCTCTCAACTCGTCCCTGGGCCGCAAGCAGCTGCACTCCCCCTGCACGCCGGGCCCGGAGACCCCCTACCGGAAGATTTCCCGCGAGGAGCTGCTGCTGTTCAGCCAGAGCCAGGAGCTGCCCGCCTCCACCCAcacccccagcagcagcagcagcggcagtCTCAGAGACTCCACGccccctcctctgcctcccACGCCCTCCGGCCCGCCCTCCACCTCGCCCTCCCCCGCCTTGGAGCACCACCAGTTTGCACAGAAAGGCTCGCCCGACATCACCCGCATCATGCCCGAACCCCAAAGCGTGGCCTCTCAGACGGGGAAGAGCCTGTACAACGGCATCCTGGAGAAGTCCTACAGCTACGGCCAGCTGCCGGCGAGCATGCTGCCCAACGTGGGGCgccacccgtccctcacctcgCTGGACTCAGAGGGCCGGAGTCTGGGAAGGGATTACAAGCTCCAGAGCACCTCCtcccaggactccagcgacaaTGGCGAGAAAGTCAAGCGGTCCTCCTCTAAAATCAAAAGCTTatttaagaagaagaaataa
- the stim2b gene encoding stromal interaction molecule 2 isoform X2 has protein sequence MRYMVVNVLLRGLVIYAVLGLECTYSSDLPGHSSDAANVATTDPCLIVMPPCMGEADRFSLEALRIIHKQLDDDNDGGIEVNESVEFIIEDMKQQQTNKHSNLHREDQHITVEELWRGWKTSEVHNWTTEDTVQWLKESVELPLYEKNFRDFRVTGNTLPRMAANEPSFMSMQLKIIDQRHKQKLNLKALDAVLFGPPLRPQHNWMKDFVLMVSIVIGVGGCWFAYMQNKSSKVHISQMMKDLDSLQNAEQSLLDLQTRLEKAQEENRTVAVEKENLEQKMRDEINGAKKEAHRLRELREGAECELSRLKYAEEELVQVRKALKRAEKEIQSERSVPEALQMWLQLTHEVEVQYYNIKKQSAEFQLCVAKDEAEKIKKKRGSVFGTLHVAHSSSLDEVDHKILEAKKSLSEVTACLRERLHRWQQIEKLCGFPVVNNSGLPSLTASLYSDHSWVVMPRVSVPPYPIAGGVDDLDEDTPPIIPQFTTTLIRPPLTRNSSLCRSRRSLLSSQQSSLMSPDPDLLSMAGSCLSYRPEADDEHILFSPDRRGDSVQEGGSDTDSLNSSLGRKQLHSPCTPGPETPYRKISREELLLFSQSQELPASTHTPSSSSSGSLRDSTPPPLPPTPSGPPSTSPSPALEHHQFAQKGSPDITRIMPEPQSVASQTGKSLYNGILEKSYSYGQLPASMLPNVGRHPSLTSLDSEGRSLGRDYKLQSTSSQDSSDNGEKVKRSSSKIKSLFKKKK, from the exons ACCCCTGTCTTATAGTGATGCCGCCATGCATGGGCGAGGCCGACCGCTTCAGTCTGGAGGCGCTGCGGATCATCCACAAACAGCTGGACGACGACAACGATGGGGGGATAGAGGTCAACGAGAGCGTGGAG TTCATCATAGAAGACatgaagcagcagcaaaccaacAAACACAGCAACCTGCACCGCGAAGACCAGCACATCACCGTGGAGGAGCTGTGGAGGGGCTGGAAGACCTCTGAAG TCCACAACTGGACCACGGAGGACACGGTGCAGTGGCTCAAAGAGTCGGTGGAGCTGCCGCTGTACGAGAAGAACTTCCGGGACTTCCGGGTCACGGGGAACACTTTGCCTCG AATGGCGGCCAATGAACCGTCGTTCATGTCGATGCAGCTGAAGATAATAGACCAGCGGCATAAACAAAAGTTAAACTTAAAGGCGCTAGATGCCGTCCTCTTCGGCCCTCCTCTCC GCCCACAGCATAACTGGATGAAAGACTTCGTCCTGATGGTTTCCATAGTGATCGGGGTCGGCGgctgctggtttgcttacatgCAGAACAAGTCCAGCAAGGTGCACATCTCTCAGATGATGAAAGATTTGGACAGCCTGCAAAATGCTGAGCAAAGCCTCTTAGATCTGCAGACCCG ACTGGAGAAGGCTCAGGAGGAGAACCGGACGGTGGCCGTGGAGAAGGAAAACCTCGAGCAGAAGATGAGAGACGAGATAAACGGGGCCAAAAAGGAGGCTCACAGGCTCCGAGAGCTGCGGGAGGGCGCCGAGTGTGAGCTCAGCAGGCTCAAATATGCAGAAGAAGAGCTCGTACAG GTGCGGAAGGCGCTCAAGCGAGCTGAGAAGGAGATTCAGTCGGAGCGCTCGGTGCCCGAAGCTCTGCAGATGTGGCTCCAGCTCACACATGAGGTGGAAGTTCAGTACTACAACATCAAGAAACAGAGCGCCGAGTTTCAGCTGTGCGTCGCCAAAGATGAG gcagagaaaataaaaaagaagagaggCTCTGTGTTTGGAACCCTTCACGTTGCCCACAGCTCATCTCTAGATGAGGTGGACCACAAGATACTAGAAGCAAA GAAATCCCTGTCAGAAGTAACGGCGTGCCTGAGAGAGCGGCTCCACCGCTGGCAGCAGATCGAGAAGCTCTGCGGCTTCCCTGTCGTCAATAATTCAGGTCTGCCGAGCCTCACGGCGAGCCTCTACTCAGACCACAGCTGGGTGGTCATGCCGCGGGTCTCGGTCCCTCCCTACCCCATCGCGGGCGGCGTGGACGACCTGGACGAGGACACACCTCCCATCATTCCACAGTTCACCA CTACGTTGATCCGGCCACCGCTGACGCGCAACAGCAGCCTGTGTCGTTCCCGCCGGAGCCTGCTGAGCTCCCAACAGTCCTCGCTAATGTCTCCGGACCCGGACCTGCTCTCCATGGCCGGCTCGTGCCTCTCCTATCGCCCAGAGGCAGACGACGAACATATCTTGTTCAGCCCGGATAGGAGGGG AGACTCGGTCCAGGAGGGCGGCTCGGACACAGACTCTCTCAACTCGTCCCTGGGCCGCAAGCAGCTGCACTCCCCCTGCACGCCGGGCCCGGAGACCCCCTACCGGAAGATTTCCCGCGAGGAGCTGCTGCTGTTCAGCCAGAGCCAGGAGCTGCCCGCCTCCACCCAcacccccagcagcagcagcagcggcagtCTCAGAGACTCCACGccccctcctctgcctcccACGCCCTCCGGCCCGCCCTCCACCTCGCCCTCCCCCGCCTTGGAGCACCACCAGTTTGCACAGAAAGGCTCGCCCGACATCACCCGCATCATGCCCGAACCCCAAAGCGTGGCCTCTCAGACGGGGAAGAGCCTGTACAACGGCATCCTGGAGAAGTCCTACAGCTACGGCCAGCTGCCGGCGAGCATGCTGCCCAACGTGGGGCgccacccgtccctcacctcgCTGGACTCAGAGGGCCGGAGTCTGGGAAGGGATTACAAGCTCCAGAGCACCTCCtcccaggactccagcgacaaTGGCGAGAAAGTCAAGCGGTCCTCCTCTAAAATCAAAAGCTTatttaagaagaagaaataa